In Uranotaenia lowii strain MFRU-FL chromosome 2, ASM2978415v1, whole genome shotgun sequence, one genomic interval encodes:
- the LOC129749755 gene encoding zinc metalloproteinase nas-13-like — translation MYLGKSSCVLLLVGIVLLHRQTHGAVIPSDMNDDTSDHTEEVLNQHLQQGDLAEEWSGQFEGDIVLSDLQENEFRKRSGVQLTSLVWPNGIVHYEIVEQDFTAAQILAITNGMMDIQRVSCVRFQPRTPTTTDFIRITGSSSGCFSFVGRQTGAQQLNLQPANPGTGCFRHGTILHELIHALGFFHMQSSTNRDQYVTIRWDNVSPGAERNFAVYGADVVTNFGTQYDYGSLMHYSATAFSSNGQRTIEPRDPAAAIGQRVWFSEDDIWRIWAMYGCTSL, via the exons atgtaccTGGGCAAATCGAGTTGCGTTTTGTTACTGGTAGGGATAGTACTGTTACATCGGCAAACTCATGGGGCCGTTATCCCTAGTGATATGAATGATGATACAAGTGATCATACAGAAGAAGTATTAAATCAACATCTCCAACAAGGAGATCTGGCCGAAGAATGGAGCGGTCAGTTTGAAGGGGATATAGTACTGAGTGATCTGCAGGAGAACGAATTCCGAAAGCGTTCTGGAGTTCAACTGACAAGCCTGGTGTGGCCCAACGGGATCGTACATTACGAGATCGTGGAACAAGATTTCA CTGCAGCACAAATTTTGGCCATCACCAATGGAATGATGGACATTCAGCGAGTGAGTTGTGTTCGGTTCCAGCCTAGAACACCGACCACCACAGATTTTATCCGGATTACGGGAAGTAGCAGTGGCTGTTTCTCCTTCGTTGGACGTCAGACCGGTGCCCAGCAGTTGAATCTACAGCCGGCTAATCCGGGAACGGGATGCTTCCGCCATGGAACCATCCTGCACGAGCTGATTCACGCGCTGGGATTCTTCCATATGCAGAGCTCGACCAATCGGGATCAGTACGTGACGATACGGTGGGACAACGTGAGTCCTGGAGCGGAAAGAAATTTTGCCGTTTACGGTGCGGATGTGGTCACAAACTTCGGTACCCAGTACGATTACGGTAGCCTGATGCACTACAGTGCCACTGCATTCAGTTCCAATGGGCAGAGAACGATTGAACCGAGAGATCCTGCGGCCGCGATCGGGCAGCGCGTTTGGTTTAGCGAAGACGACATCTGGAGAATTTGGGCCATGTATGGGTGTACGTCGTTGTGA